TACTTCTTGAATATAGTATGTCGTAGTTTCTTCAAAACGTTGTAAGGCTTCTTTTGTTGTAATCATTATATATCAGCTCCTGTAGTCATTGATTATCCAAGTATATAAAAACGCTACTGACAGCGTTATGTCAGTAGCGTTTTAACATTATTTCTAGTTCGTTTCTAACTTGCTGGCGAAAAGATTCCGGCTCTAGCACAACCATGCCACCTCCCCAGCCCAGCACCCATTGCAGCAATTCCGCTGGCTCTCGAACCCGAAAAGTAACCCGTAAGCCTTCCGCATGATCCTCTATAGTTTCCATATAAAAATTGTTCGATTCCCTTACCTTATCAGCTATGTCAGAATGGACTAAGATAACCACATGAACGTTGCGATCATCAGGAGGTTGGTATACCTCCAATTGAAAATCCGCTGGCCGTATAAATTTATCTTCCAGTCCAATAAGCTCCCTCATTCGGGATAACCGGAAATGACGGATGTCTTGACGCAATTCACACCAGGCGACGAGTACCCATGATCCTTGATGAAGCACAAGTCCGTAAGGAGCAACCGTACGAATACTTTGACGGTTCCCATCGGCTTCGGCGATTCTTTTGGAATAACGAAATCTTATTTTCCTTTCCTCCAATATCGCTCGACGAATGGCTTCCAGACATGCCTTTTCTTGTATTGGTGCTATATCTGCTGCGGATGCAAATAAACGAAAACTTTTGCGGATCTGTGATGCTTCACTGCGGATGGCTTCTGGCAGGATAGCTTCTATTTTTGCTTTAGAACTTCTAGCCTTATTGCCATAATGGGCATCAAACCACTGCTCGATAAAGTCAGTCCCGATAAGCAATGTCACTGCTTCGTCCAGCGTGAAACTAACGGGTGGCAGGAAATACCCCTCAATCAAGGAGTAGCCCTGCCCTGGCGCTCCTATTATGGATACGCCTGCTTCACTCAGTGCCTGAATATCCCGATAGATAGTTCTCACGCTCGTTTCAAACGTAGCCGCCAAATCTTCCGCCCGTAACATTTTGTTACGCTGCAGTTCAAGCACTATAGCTAACAAACGGTCCATTTTGTTCATACGGCTCTCCCTCCCCGATAAATTGTTTTAATATCTCAAACGGCAATGTAAAAAACCTCTAAAAACTTCTATATCTATAAACCATTTTTATATTAGATATTATAAACATTAATTTTACTTATATCGCTCTAAAAGGGTATAGTAATATAGGGATTATAACCATTACTTATATAGAGAGTATACCCTTATAAGAGGAGAGATCATATTGGAAAGAGTAGTTGGAACAGTGATACGTGGACTCCGCGGGCCCATCATTAACAATGGGGATAACATTGAAGAAATCGTAGTTCAGACGGTATTGAATGCAGCAACAGTCGAAGGTTTCTCGATCGAGGATCGTGATATTGTAACCGTAACGGAATCCATTGTGGCTCGGGCACAAGGAAACTATGCGACAATTGATAATATTGCTGCTGATATAAAGGCAAAATTCGGTGAAGAAACTGTGGGTGTTATTTTCCCTATCCTTAGCCGTAACCGATTTGCTAACTGCTTGCGTGGAATTGCCAAAGGAGCAAAAAAAGTAGTCTTAATGCTAAGCTATCCATCTGATGAAGTGGGCAACCATCTTGTAGACATCGACGAATTAGATGCTAAGGGCGTTAATCCATGGACGGATGTGTTAACAGAGGCTCAATTCCGTGAGTTTTTCGGCTATATTAAGCACCCATTCACAGGTGTTGACTATATCGAATATTATAAAGGTTTAATTGAAGCTGAAGGTGTGGCTTGTGAAGTCATCTTCTCCAACAACCCAAAAACCATTTTAAACTATACAAAAAATGTATTAACTTGCGATATTCACACTCGCTTCAGAACCAAGCGTATTCTCACAAACAACGGTGCTGAAAAAGTATTTGGCTTGGATGATATTCTTACACAATCAATCGATGGCAGCGGCTTTAACGAAGCCTATGGTCTGCTAGGATCAAACAAAGCTACAGAAGAAAGTGTAAAGCTATTTCCAAACAACTGCCAACCTATCGTAGATGGTATCCAAGCAAAAATCAAAGAAATTACAGGTAAAACTGTAGAAGTTATGGTTTATGGCGATGGAGCATTCAAAGATCCAGTCGGTAAAATATGGGAACTGGCAGATCCAGTTGTATCCCCTGCTTACACTGCCGGACTTGATGGAACACCAAATGAAGTGAAATTGAAATATTTGGCCGATAACAACTTCTCTCATCTTCGTGGTGAAGAGCTGAAACAAGCCATTTCTAAATACATCCAGAATAAAAATGATGACCTGGTTGGTGCGATGGAAGCACAAGGGACTACTCCTCGTAGATTAACGGACTTGATTGGTTCATTATCTGATTTGACTTCTGGTAGTGGCGATAAAGGAACACCGATGATTTATATTCAAGGTTACTTCGATAACTATACAAAATAAGATGAGTACAAAAAGGGAGTCTCCTCTACGAGACTTCCCTTTTTTTACTTTGCGGTGCCCTCTTTCATATCAAGGCATTGATAGATTAGGGAATTCCTCCCTGAAATTCGACTGATTTGACGGTAAATCTTGATTTCACTCTGTTTTTTAGGGAGGAATTCCCTGATTGCATTCATTTAAAGCAATTATCGGCTTTTATTAGGGAGCTTTTCCCTAATTACTCACAATCCACTGGTATAGTGACAGCACGCCAAGTAAATCCATGTACCCACTCTATATCAAAATACACCTTTAACCGTACGGATGAACATCCGAATGGTTAAAGGTGTATTGTCTCTGTCTACTTTTTAATTAGAGTTAATTCCAGATCTCTTCAGCAATCTCTTTAATATAAGCAAGCTTGCGCCATTGCTGCTCTTCTGTAAGGTGGTTACCTTCTTCAGTGGAAGCAAAGCCACATTGCGGGCTCAGGCAAATCCGGTTTAGATCGACATATTGCTTCGCTTCCTCAATACGCTTCAGAATATCTTCCTTGCTTTCAAGCTCACCAAATTTGGAAGAGAACAGGCCAAGCACGACCTGCTGATTGTCTTTTAGGAAGCGTAATGGTTTGAAGTCACCAGCACGTTCAGTATCAAACTCCAGATAGTAACCTGAGTAGTTATTGATGTTCAGAAGTGTTTGCGCGATAGGTTCATAACCTCCGCCTACTCCAGCATAAGTAGAAACATAATTGCCTCGGCATACATGTGTCGTTACAACGAGATCTTCCGGCAGTCCGGATACCACTTCTTCGTTCAACTTCGCAAGCTCGTTCGCATATTCAGCTACATTCACACCAACCTGATTCATAAATGCTATAAACTGTTCGTCGCACAGCGCTCCCCACGTGCAATCGTCGATTTGAATGCTGCGGCAGCCCGCTGCATAAAAGGCAAGAATTGACGCTTTGTATGCTTTGGCAATATCCGAAATTAGCTCTTCACGATTCGGGTATAATTCATTCGTGCTTTCCTTATTTTCTACCCGATCCAGCTCAAACAGGAATTGCGCTGCTGCAGGAATCGATTGGCGCGCAACAACATCCTCACCAGCAGCGCCTTTTAAGAATTCATAATGCGCTACAAAAGGGTGGCTGCTGTAGCTTATTTTTCCGGTCAGTCGTGCGGTTTCTGGTCTGGATTCTGCACCATTAAATTGGTAGCCTTGATCAATAATGGTCCGCTCTACACCATCAAAACCCCAGAAGAAGTCGAGATGCCACCAAGAGCGGCGGAATTCGCCGTCGGTTACAGCTTGAAGACCAACCTCTTTTTGTTTTTGCACGAGCTTCACAATCTCGTCGTTCTCTACTTCCTTCAACTGCTCGGCAGTAATTTCGCTGTTTTTGAATTTCAATCTAGCCTCTTTCAACGCCTGAGGGCGCAGGAAGCTGCCAACAATATCATATCGAAATGGAGTAACGGTTCGCTTTTTAGGTTCGGTTTGAGTGCTCATATATTAATCTCCTCGTGAACAAATTATTAAAATTAATATAGCATATCCGATTGCCTATACCGTTACACCAATGAGTTATGGCAGGTTATAAGTATTAGTTATACCTAATAAATAAACGATTGTGTACGCTAGTATTGCCCCAGAAGACCTTTCTTCATGGCTATTTTCTCACAGCGATCAAACACAACGAGCCCTAGAATCAAATAAACCAGCGAATTTAATATTAATACGCCATAGTCAGATAAAGATAGATCCGTTAACGTTAGATTCTCAAGCATCACCGTTCTTACCATATTCACGCCTTTAACGAATGGGGCAAAAGCTAAAAACGGAGCTACAGTGATCGGAACAAATACAAGTCCCATCAAGACAAATTGAAAAATCTGTAGAAATGCTTGAATTTGTTTCACAATAATAGCCAAACCAGCAATCATAAAACTAACGCCTACCATACTTATCATAGTAACTATAATGATTGGGATCGTTGTCATGGGATTAAGACTCAACCATTGTCCCGAGGTTAGCATCGCTCCAAACAGCAAGAGAATCATAATGACGGACTGTAAGCCCAATTGACTGACGATCCGCGTGAGCATAATTTTCCACACACCCATGGGAGACATATATAACTGCTCTAACGTTCCACGCGTCGCTTCTGTGATTACCGAATAACCAATAAAGTTCATCGTCATCATCGTTAAGCTCCAAAAGACCACACTTACAATTGAATATTGAACATTCGTATTAAAACTGGCTGGATCTCCTATGAACATAATTCCAAAAAATGCAGCCAGAAATATAATATAAAAAGTGACTACTAATGCAATCGTGTTCGGTAAATATCGTTTCAACTCAATATATTCCTTACGAAAATTAGCATTAAATAAATGGAGCCATTTCATGAGTCTTACCTCCCTTCACAATCTGAATAAACACTTGTTCAAAATCAATGGTTATTCGATCAATACTTTCCACCATCGTTCCTTCCTCTTTCAGAAGATCGAACAACTCGTAGATATCCTGACCATGCTCTAAATTCACTTCCACGATCGTTTCATGAGAGCTTGCTTTATAAGTACTTAAAGGGAATATACTCAACAGTTTATTCTCCTGTTCAGGGCTTAATTGCTCACCTAATTTAATGGAATATGCCCTTGTTTCAAATAACTTAAGTAAATTCTCCACCCTGTCGTCAATCACAACTTCACCTTTGTTAATGATAATGGCACGGTCACACAGCTCCTGAACGACGGGCATATCATGTGAGCTAATAATGATCGTACGTTTCTCTTCCCTCACTATCGTTTTTAGAATATTTCGTAATTCATAACTAACCTCAACATCCAAACCGAGCGTTGGCTCATCCAGCAAGATGACATCCGTATTAGCTAATAACGCCACAGCGATTGCCAGCTTTTGCTGCATCCCACGAGATAATCCATTAACCAGCTCATTCTCCTTTTCTTTAAGGTTGAATTGCTCTAATAATTTATCTGTCTGATCGGCAATTTGCTTCCGAGAGTACCCCCGGTTACCTGCAAAATATTCTAAATTTTCCCGAACCGTAAGACGCCAATATAAATTCCGGTTCCCTTCTAATACAGCACTAATATGCTCTAGCGCTTTGAGTCTCTTCTTACAAATATCTAAGCCATTAATGGATATAGAACCCCCATCCGATTCTAACAAACCACAGAGCATCTTTATTGTTGATGTTTTCCCAGCACCGTTGGGGCCTAGTAAACCGAGAACCTCTCCACGATTTACATGAAAAGAAACATCACGAACGGCATGGATCTTCTCTTTCGTCTTTCTTTTCTCGTATACCTTGCTAATCCCTCGTACTTCTATAATTTTCTCCACCTTATAACCATCCTCTCCCGTACGATTTAAAAGAGTGATTCCATTGTTAAATTTATTTTATTTGAGTATCTAAATTTAGATAACTGGCTCCAGATGGATACTTTCTCCGTCTGAGGAATGAGATTTGTATAGACGACAACTATGATATGTCTATAGGAAATATCGCATTTTTTAAGAATGATTGGGTGAATGTCCGGCATGGAGCAAATGTAGGTTATTTCATCATAGAGAAAACGAGGAGGACATCATGAATCAAAAAAAAATCCATTTTGCGTGGTGGGTATTAGTAGTACTTGTTTAAATGGTTGGCGTTGCAAAAAGTGGCGTTATGACCGCAGGCGGGCTATTTTTGGCACTAACAATGATCTTATCGTTATTGCCGCAGACATTAATGAGATAGCGCTAGAGAAAGTAAGCCAGAAACAGAATGTTTATGGAATGAAATTTAATCTTGTCTCAGATGAGGATTGGCAGAAAATTAATTCCATCGATGGAGGATACTCAGCTCAATAACGATAATGACAGCCCTCAAGTTAAATGAGGGCTGTCATTTTTTCATTACAAGGCCATTAGAAGATCCATATGAGTAAGAAAATAACTGCAATTATTGCCACCACGATGAACAGATTGGTTACCTCGCTCCAAAATCCAGGAACACCTTGTGTATGATATTTTTGCGCATTGACATCATGGTTTGCTTTATGACCGCCAGGGTCCGTCACATTTGGATTAGGTCCTGGATCAAAAAAGTCAGACATAGAAATCAACACCTTTCTCGATTATAAACCATATTATACCAGTTAATTCCCTTTTTAAAAATAATCTCCTTTGCTCAATTCATTTGAGAATGAAAATAAGGTAAGTGTTTCTTTGATAGAGCTTTTTCGATTAGTTCATGATCGTAGCCATATTTTTGCAATGCAGTAATAATCGCTTGTGTCCTGTCTGATCGTTGTCTTCTTAAATTTGATTCTAGCTGTATTTCTAGAGGAACCGTAGGAATAGTGTACCGTCCGATTGTCACATTCCTAAAATGATTCCAAATGAATTGTCCACCTTCCCATACCCCATCGCCATCCATAGAATCAGGAATTCCCGCTGAGTTGGAGATATGAACGACTTCCACTTTAAACCCATCGATGATCCAACTCCCTTTTGTCCATGAAAAGCCTGAAGAAAAGGTCTGAGTGTATGTAGGTTCTTCTAAAGAGGATAACCAGTTCTCTCCATGAGGGAATTCACATTTACCCAGCAAGGAATATTCCTTCAGAAGTTCTGCAAATTGTGCAATCCCTTCTTTATTTTTTGTATAAATATCAACGTCTCCCGGAGTCATTTCACAGCCCTGTAAAACCGAACCCACCGAACCAAGCAAGATCCATTCTAATTTCGAATTCACTTCCGATGAACAATAAAGCTCACATACCTTTGACAAAGCTATTTCCCAGCTATTCATAATTCCACCCCAAATTGACTAGTAAGTTCGAGTACATGAAACCTTAATAACCTCAGATGCGTTAAAGAACTATACAAATTCACAGGAGGTTTTTAAAATGAGATACAGTGCTGCAGGCGCGCGAATAACCTGTCCTTGTTGTCAAAACGATACCTTTCATCTGGATTATAAACTGCTTAACACAAGCGGAGCATCCTTTCTAGGATTTGACTGGGCGAATAAAAACGCTGCTATACTTATTTGTAAGAGATGCACCCATATCTCATGGTTTATGGAAGAACCAACATCAGATAACTAAACACTACCAGATTTTTCTACATCCTCATTATAAAATATTTCTATAGACTATGCGTCCTTGAGCTGGATGCAATTGTTCTTTTGCATCCAGTTAAATACCTCTAGATAACCATCCCCGATTGTCTTAAGCCTCTTTGGATAACGATCCGAAATATTCTACAACTACCTTACGAAATTCCAGAGCAGCTCGCGAAATATACCGACTCTTGTGCCATATTAAAGCAATTTCCCGTACCAATTCGTGATTCTTTATTTGGAGATATTTGATGTCTTCCCGTGAATTTCTTGCTGTACTTGGTATGAAGGCAAGACCAATCTCAGCTTCCACAAGAGTGATTAACCTTGCAGGTTCATCCCCCTCATACACATATTTAGGCGTAAATCCAACCGATTGGCACACAGAGTCTATTAAATCCCGAGTTCCATAACCACTCTTAACCCCGACGAACCATTCATCTCTCAGCTCTATCAAAGATACGCTGCTTCGATCTGCCAACCGATGCCCCTTAGGAACGGCTACAAGGATTGGGTCGATAAATACGACTTGGCATTCGATGTCGTCCCCTTCTAAAGGGGGTGAGGACAAGCAGAAATCCACCTCTCCTCTATCCAAAAGTGTAACCATTTCCTTCGTAGTCAGCATCTGCACATGAAATTGAATATCAGGTCGCTTTTTTCGAAACTCGCGAAGGATATTGGGTAATGTACTGGCGGTGGTCACTGCTAATTCAAGCGTGTTATGTTCCGGGTGAGATAAATCGCTAAGCTCCTGCTTCCCCTGCTCCAATTCAAACAAAGCTCTTTCTGCACGGCGAAGGAATCTGCTTCCGAACTCATTCAGACGAAGGTTTCGCCCTACTCGATCGAATAAAGGGACCCCTAGATCCTCCTCCAAGCGCTGTATTGTTTTGCTAAGTGATGATTGAGTAACGTGCAGATTTCGCGCAGCTTCGGTCACATGTTCCAACCGAGCTACCGCGAGAAAATATTGCAGCTGTAGAAGTTCCATTTCGCACCCCATTCATTCCTTTAAGTCAATGAGAATATAACATAAAATGCGTTGGAATGAATAATTAAAATCAAGTAGGATGACATTAATACGCTTTAGGGGGACACAAAATGAGTGCTCGGAATTGGTGGTTAATGATTTCAGTGGGGCTAGGGATACTATTGAACCCATTAAACTCTTCAATGGTTTCTGTTGCTATTCCAAGATTGCAAAATGTATTCCAACTTGACTATACAGGTGTTTCCTGGATTATTTTTTCTTTCTACATCGCTAGTAGCATCGCTCAACCCGTCATGGGAAAGGCCAGCGATTTATTTGGTAGGAGGAAGATATTTCTTACCGGGCTTGTAGTAGCCTTCATTGCCTCATTATTAGCTCCATTCGCACCAAGCTTCGCATGGCTCCTCGTGTTCCGCATTGTGCAAGCCATTGGAACAAGCATGATGGTTGCCGTCGGTATGGCTATAGTGCGAATTCATGTAACGGAAAAACAAGCGACAGCGCTGTCTGTTTTATCCATCTTCCTATCTGGTGCGGCAGCCATTGGACCCTTTATTGGAGGGGTTATAATACACTGGTGGGGCTGGCCCGCTATCTTTTTCGTCAATATTCCATTTGTGGTAGTGAGCTTTCTATTGTCTTGGAGAAATATCCCTAAGGAAAACTCGTCATTAACCGTTGCACCGGGCATGTCTCTTCGCAAATGGTTCGTTTGGATAGATGGATCAGGGATTCTGCTCTTCACAATGGGTCTGGTTGCCCTGCTCATTGGATTGCTCTCAGCAAAATCATCCGGGCACATCGCTGTAGGAAATGTCATTGTTTCACTGATAGGACTCGCTCTGCTAGGGGTGTTCGTACGACATGAGTTAAAAGCGACTTCGCCTTTTATCCCTTTACGCACATTTGCTAAATATCCTGCAATGACATGGGTTAATGTGGAATTCATGCTCGTCAATGTACTCTTTTACTCACTCTTTTTCGGAGTTCCGTCCTACTTGCAAATGGTTCGCCATGTCAGCGAGTATCAAACAGGGATACTTATGCTAACCTTAGGCCTGTGCTCTCTAGTTACTTCTCCAATAGCAGGACGATGGATCGATAAATCCGGACCAGGACCGGCACTACTAGTGTCTGCAATATTGATGACTGCGGGATCGGTATGGCTCGTGACATTGAATCAATCTTCACCGGTTATTAGCGTGTGCCTGGCTTTGGCTGCATTCGGGATTAGCAATGGGTTGAATAATGTAGGTATGCAAGCAGCTTTGTTCCAAAGTTCACCCAAGGAAATGATCGGCGTAGCATCCGGTTTATTTAATACTTCAAGATATTTGGGAACCATTCTCTCTTCCTTGTTGATAGGCATCGTAATGAGAGGCAAGTTCAGCTTTGAGGGATTTCAAGTACTTGGGATTATTCTCACGATCATTGCATTGTCTTTGGTATTCATGAGTCGGCGGCGCCGGAAGTCAGGGGAGTTGCAGGAGAGGATAAATTGATGTGAAAAAAACTTTAATAAAGAAAGTCCCTATGACTAATCACATCATAGAGACTTTATAATTGCAGTATTTTTAGTTGTTCCACACTAACTTAATTACGATGTTCGTGTTCATGATCCTCTTTCAATTGCTGCACTTGTTTACCCGTCAAGTCAATAGACTCTGTTG
This genomic stretch from Paenibacillus sp. FSL H7-0737 harbors:
- a CDS encoding helix-turn-helix transcriptional regulator translates to MNKMDRLLAIVLELQRNKMLRAEDLAATFETSVRTIYRDIQALSEAGVSIIGAPGQGYSLIEGYFLPPVSFTLDEAVTLLIGTDFIEQWFDAHYGNKARSSKAKIEAILPEAIRSEASQIRKSFRLFASAADIAPIQEKACLEAIRRAILEERKIRFRYSKRIAEADGNRQSIRTVAPYGLVLHQGSWVLVAWCELRQDIRHFRLSRMRELIGLEDKFIRPADFQLEVYQPPDDRNVHVVILVHSDIADKVRESNNFYMETIEDHAEGLRVTFRVREPAELLQWVLGWGGGMVVLEPESFRQQVRNELEIMLKRY
- a CDS encoding coenzyme F420-0:L-glutamate ligase, producing MERVVGTVIRGLRGPIINNGDNIEEIVVQTVLNAATVEGFSIEDRDIVTVTESIVARAQGNYATIDNIAADIKAKFGEETVGVIFPILSRNRFANCLRGIAKGAKKVVLMLSYPSDEVGNHLVDIDELDAKGVNPWTDVLTEAQFREFFGYIKHPFTGVDYIEYYKGLIEAEGVACEVIFSNNPKTILNYTKNVLTCDIHTRFRTKRILTNNGAEKVFGLDDILTQSIDGSGFNEAYGLLGSNKATEESVKLFPNNCQPIVDGIQAKIKEITGKTVEVMVYGDGAFKDPVGKIWELADPVVSPAYTAGLDGTPNEVKLKYLADNNFSHLRGEELKQAISKYIQNKNDDLVGAMEAQGTTPRRLTDLIGSLSDLTSGSGDKGTPMIYIQGYFDNYTK
- a CDS encoding 5-methyltetrahydropteroyltriglutamate--homocysteine S-methyltransferase, which codes for MSTQTEPKKRTVTPFRYDIVGSFLRPQALKEARLKFKNSEITAEQLKEVENDEIVKLVQKQKEVGLQAVTDGEFRRSWWHLDFFWGFDGVERTIIDQGYQFNGAESRPETARLTGKISYSSHPFVAHYEFLKGAAGEDVVARQSIPAAAQFLFELDRVENKESTNELYPNREELISDIAKAYKASILAFYAAGCRSIQIDDCTWGALCDEQFIAFMNQVGVNVAEYANELAKLNEEVVSGLPEDLVVTTHVCRGNYVSTYAGVGGGYEPIAQTLLNINNYSGYYLEFDTERAGDFKPLRFLKDNQQVVLGLFSSKFGELESKEDILKRIEEAKQYVDLNRICLSPQCGFASTEEGNHLTEEQQWRKLAYIKEIAEEIWN
- a CDS encoding LysR family transcriptional regulator — protein: MELLQLQYFLAVARLEHVTEAARNLHVTQSSLSKTIQRLEEDLGVPLFDRVGRNLRLNEFGSRFLRRAERALFELEQGKQELSDLSHPEHNTLELAVTTASTLPNILREFRKKRPDIQFHVQMLTTKEMVTLLDRGEVDFCLSSPPLEGDDIECQVVFIDPILVAVPKGHRLADRSSVSLIELRDEWFVGVKSGYGTRDLIDSVCQSVGFTPKYVYEGDEPARLITLVEAEIGLAFIPSTARNSREDIKYLQIKNHELVREIALIWHKSRYISRAALEFRKVVVEYFGSLSKEA
- a CDS encoding ABC transporter permease, which codes for MKWLHLFNANFRKEYIELKRYLPNTIALVVTFYIIFLAAFFGIMFIGDPASFNTNVQYSIVSVVFWSLTMMTMNFIGYSVITEATRGTLEQLYMSPMGVWKIMLTRIVSQLGLQSVIMILLLFGAMLTSGQWLSLNPMTTIPIIIVTMISMVGVSFMIAGLAIIVKQIQAFLQIFQFVLMGLVFVPITVAPFLAFAPFVKGVNMVRTVMLENLTLTDLSLSDYGVLILNSLVYLILGLVVFDRCEKIAMKKGLLGQY
- a CDS encoding ABC transporter ATP-binding protein, with the protein product MEKIIEVRGISKVYEKRKTKEKIHAVRDVSFHVNRGEVLGLLGPNGAGKTSTIKMLCGLLESDGGSISINGLDICKKRLKALEHISAVLEGNRNLYWRLTVRENLEYFAGNRGYSRKQIADQTDKLLEQFNLKEKENELVNGLSRGMQQKLAIAVALLANTDVILLDEPTLGLDVEVSYELRNILKTIVREEKRTIIISSHDMPVVQELCDRAIIINKGEVVIDDRVENLLKLFETRAYSIKLGEQLSPEQENKLLSIFPLSTYKASSHETIVEVNLEHGQDIYELFDLLKEEGTMVESIDRITIDFEQVFIQIVKGGKTHEMAPFI
- a CDS encoding MFS transporter; translated protein: MSARNWWLMISVGLGILLNPLNSSMVSVAIPRLQNVFQLDYTGVSWIIFSFYIASSIAQPVMGKASDLFGRRKIFLTGLVVAFIASLLAPFAPSFAWLLVFRIVQAIGTSMMVAVGMAIVRIHVTEKQATALSVLSIFLSGAAAIGPFIGGVIIHWWGWPAIFFVNIPFVVVSFLLSWRNIPKENSSLTVAPGMSLRKWFVWIDGSGILLFTMGLVALLIGLLSAKSSGHIAVGNVIVSLIGLALLGVFVRHELKATSPFIPLRTFAKYPAMTWVNVEFMLVNVLFYSLFFGVPSYLQMVRHVSEYQTGILMLTLGLCSLVTSPIAGRWIDKSGPGPALLVSAILMTAGSVWLVTLNQSSPVISVCLALAAFGISNGLNNVGMQAALFQSSPKEMIGVASGLFNTSRYLGTILSSLLIGIVMRGKFSFEGFQVLGIILTIIALSLVFMSRRRRKSGELQERIN